In Clostridium sp., one DNA window encodes the following:
- a CDS encoding ATP-dependent metallopeptidase FtsH/Yme1/Tma family protein gives MKKIKNKMLILPILIILISLSVLILSKYIGDPITSKPYSSFKNNLEKGNIRKVYIINSQQIKFVLKDGNVYETDNPENTNFKEELLSKNIAVFKSYPLNNLQRYSSMTLVLSVIWLIAVGMKSSRIKARGSLSVDSLDAAAVENPDFTFKNMAGNEEAKESVQDVVDFLIDPEKYRSYGARIPKGIILYGEPGTGKTLLAKATAGEAGVPFYAVSGSDFVQIYVGVGASRIRQLFKKARNNKTGKSIIFIDEIDAIGKRRDGSAASGSDERDQTLNALLTEMSGFNENSGIVVMAATNRLDTLDPALLRPGRFDRHIEVTLPDISAREKIIRLHLENKPAGNIDIKEWSQKTAYFSGAKIENLINEAAIIACKENSPTIQDKHVDRAFSIVLAGYEKKNRDYIKDIDRKITSYHEIGHALVSSKVLPNEKVSKITIIPSTKGAGGYTLSIPEDRLYQNKAYLTNKMMVLLGGRAAEDIVFGSDYITTGAHNDLQRCTNIAYSMITKYGMGQALGLLNMEQLSDLNINQDSIILECRNLVDSIYNKTKKLLNENRDFLEEKSKLLLEKETLFEKDLL, from the coding sequence ATGAAGAAAATCAAGAATAAAATGTTGATACTGCCGATTTTGATAATTCTCATATCACTATCAGTGTTGATTCTTTCAAAATATATCGGTGATCCCATTACGTCAAAACCATATAGTTCCTTCAAAAACAATCTCGAAAAGGGCAATATACGCAAGGTTTACATCATAAATTCACAGCAGATAAAATTTGTATTAAAAGACGGAAATGTATATGAAACCGACAACCCTGAAAACACAAACTTCAAAGAGGAACTCCTGAGCAAAAATATAGCCGTATTCAAAAGTTATCCGTTGAACAACCTGCAGAGATACTCATCCATGACTCTGGTTCTATCCGTAATATGGCTCATTGCAGTGGGTATGAAGTCATCCAGGATAAAGGCAAGGGGTTCCCTGTCCGTTGATTCTCTGGATGCAGCTGCTGTGGAAAATCCGGATTTTACCTTTAAAAACATGGCTGGAAATGAAGAAGCCAAAGAAAGTGTCCAGGATGTAGTTGATTTTTTGATCGACCCTGAAAAATACAGATCATACGGCGCCCGTATTCCAAAGGGAATAATACTCTACGGTGAACCTGGAACTGGAAAAACTCTTCTCGCCAAGGCAACGGCGGGTGAAGCCGGAGTACCCTTCTATGCAGTATCAGGCTCTGATTTTGTGCAGATATACGTAGGGGTAGGTGCCAGCCGTATAAGACAGCTTTTCAAAAAGGCAAGGAACAACAAAACCGGTAAATCAATCATATTCATAGATGAAATAGATGCCATAGGTAAAAGGAGGGACGGCTCTGCAGCTTCAGGATCAGATGAAAGAGATCAGACTTTAAATGCACTGCTCACGGAGATGTCAGGTTTCAATGAAAATTCCGGAATTGTTGTCATGGCTGCCACAAACAGGCTTGATACACTGGACCCGGCACTTCTGAGACCCGGAAGATTCGACAGGCATATTGAAGTAACACTTCCAGACATATCTGCAAGGGAAAAAATAATCAGGCTTCATCTTGAAAACAAACCTGCAGGAAATATAGATATAAAAGAATGGTCCCAAAAAACAGCCTATTTTTCAGGCGCAAAAATAGAGAACCTCATAAACGAAGCTGCAATTATTGCCTGCAAAGAAAACAGTCCCACTATTCAAGACAAACATGTTGACAGGGCATTTTCCATAGTCCTGGCCGGATATGAGAAGAAAAACAGGGATTATATAAAAGACATTGACAGGAAAATTACTTCCTATCATGAAATTGGACACGCTCTTGTATCCTCAAAGGTACTTCCCAATGAAAAAGTATCAAAAATTACAATAATACCAAGTACAAAAGGTGCGGGAGGATATACGCTGAGTATCCCCGAGGACAGACTATATCAGAATAAAGCATATCTCACAAACAAGATGATGGTGTTATTGGGCGGACGTGCAGCCGAGGACATTGTATTCGGCTCCGACTACATTACTACCGGGGCACACAATGATCTTCAGAGGTGTACAAACATAGCCTATAGTATGATAACAAAATATGGAATGGGGCAGGCTCTCGGACTTTTAAACATGGAGCAGCTGTCAGACCTTAATATAAACCAGGACAGCATAATTTTGGAATGCAGGAATCTGGTCGACAGCATCTATAATAAAACCAAAAAACTCCTGAATGAAAACAGAGACTTTCTTGAAGAAAAATCAAAATTACTCCTTGAAAAAGAAACTCTTTTTGAAAAAGACCTGCTATAA
- a CDS encoding PTS fructose transporter subunit IIABC: MKITELLEKDTIKIRLDAENKAGVIDELVNILDSAGKLNDKEEYKNTILKRESEFSTGIGEGIAIPHAKTEAVKTPALAFGIKKEGLDYDSLDGTDAQLFFMIAASAGADNEHLDTLARLSSMLMDKDFKNRLLNASSEYEVLGMIDEQEKQYIKSQGEKKDEIVDHGSNKFVLAVTACPTGIAHTYMAADALNNKAADMGIDIKVETNGSTGVKNRLTDEDIEKADGVIVAADKQVEMDRFDGKKLVQVSVSEAIKNPEGLINKAAGGEAPVYHADNKGKSAAAGGGSKVGFYKHLMSGVSNMLPFVVGGGILIAISFMFGIKSYDPKDPSFNVIAQLIHDVGGTYAFSLMVPVLAGFIGMSIADRPGFAPAMVGGLIAANNGAGFLGGLVAGFLGGYVVVLLKKVFSKLPQSLEGIKPVLLYPLLGIFITGIIMLVFIVNPVKDINNFLIQWLGSMGTANKIILGLILGGMMAVDMGGPVNKAAYAFGIAMITAGKFTPHAAIMAGGMVPPLGIAIATTLFKNRFTRDERDAGKTCYIMGVTFITEGAIPFAASDPARVIPASVAGAAVAGALSMLFNIGLPAPHGGIFVIPIVYGNAFSYIFAILLGAFITAALLGIVKKPIAQNE, encoded by the coding sequence ATGAAGATTACCGAACTTTTGGAGAAAGATACCATAAAAATAAGGCTTGATGCAGAAAATAAAGCCGGCGTAATAGATGAACTGGTAAATATACTGGATTCTGCAGGAAAGTTGAATGACAAGGAAGAATACAAAAATACCATATTAAAAAGAGAGTCTGAATTTTCAACTGGAATAGGGGAGGGCATAGCAATACCCCATGCAAAGACGGAAGCTGTGAAGACTCCTGCACTGGCATTTGGAATAAAAAAAGAAGGACTGGATTATGATTCACTGGATGGGACCGATGCACAACTGTTCTTCATGATAGCAGCAAGTGCAGGAGCGGACAATGAGCATCTGGATACACTTGCAAGGCTGTCAAGTATGCTTATGGACAAAGATTTCAAAAACAGGCTCTTGAATGCTTCGTCTGAATATGAAGTTCTTGGAATGATAGATGAACAGGAAAAACAGTATATAAAGTCCCAGGGTGAAAAGAAAGATGAAATCGTAGATCATGGCTCCAACAAATTCGTACTTGCAGTTACAGCATGCCCTACAGGTATAGCACACACCTATATGGCTGCAGATGCACTCAACAACAAGGCAGCTGATATGGGAATAGACATAAAGGTTGAGACAAACGGGTCCACAGGTGTAAAAAACAGACTTACGGATGAGGATATAGAAAAGGCAGATGGAGTAATTGTAGCTGCTGACAAGCAGGTTGAGATGGATAGATTCGATGGAAAGAAACTTGTACAGGTATCTGTATCCGAGGCAATCAAGAACCCGGAAGGACTTATAAACAAGGCGGCAGGAGGAGAAGCCCCTGTATATCATGCAGATAATAAGGGGAAAAGTGCTGCGGCAGGCGGTGGCAGCAAGGTTGGATTCTACAAGCACCTCATGAGTGGAGTTTCCAACATGCTTCCTTTCGTAGTAGGCGGTGGTATACTTATAGCCATTTCCTTCATGTTCGGTATCAAAAGCTACGATCCAAAGGACCCTTCTTTTAACGTAATAGCACAGCTCATACATGATGTAGGAGGTACTTATGCCTTTTCCCTTATGGTACCCGTGCTTGCAGGATTTATAGGAATGAGTATAGCAGACAGACCTGGATTTGCACCTGCAATGGTAGGCGGACTCATAGCGGCAAATAATGGTGCGGGATTTCTGGGAGGACTTGTTGCAGGGTTTCTGGGAGGATATGTAGTTGTTCTTCTGAAGAAAGTATTCTCAAAGCTTCCACAGTCACTTGAGGGAATAAAACCGGTGCTTCTGTACCCGCTTCTCGGCATATTCATAACGGGAATAATAATGCTCGTATTTATTGTAAATCCTGTAAAGGACATAAACAATTTCCTTATACAGTGGCTTGGCTCCATGGGAACCGCCAACAAGATAATACTGGGACTCATACTTGGAGGAATGATGGCTGTGGATATGGGCGGCCCTGTAAACAAAGCAGCCTATGCTTTTGGAATAGCAATGATAACTGCGGGAAAATTTACACCACATGCAGCAATAATGGCTGGTGGAATGGTGCCTCCCCTTGGAATTGCAATAGCAACTACCTTGTTCAAGAATAGATTTACAAGGGATGAGAGAGATGCAGGGAAGACATGCTATATAATGGGTGTAACCTTTATAACAGAAGGGGCCATACCATTTGCAGCATCCGATCCTGCAAGGGTTATTCCAGCCTCCGTAGCAGGAGCGGCAGTTGCGGGAGCACTTTCAATGTTGTTCAATATAGGACTTCCGGCACCTCATGGTGGAATATTTGTAATACCTATTGTATACGGAAATGCATTTTCCTATATATTTGCCATATTGTTGGGTGCATTTATAACAGCGGCACTTCTTGGAATTGTGAAAAAACCTATTGCTCAAAATGAATAG
- a CDS encoding M48 family metallopeptidase, with product MRIKCGNMFIDCRIVRKNIKNINIRVENSGEIIVSCPVHTDMKVVESIVRDKNEWILQRLNTVKERKDKLKKLGIGGMTGLPFLGKVLPVEKYEINTDKLSVKFADDRVIICGNEKLFSDRESMRCEVYKAYKKNLYAVLMERIDIYREILGVRPLKISVRSQKTIWGSCSSGGNLSFNCRLMMAPLKAIDYVVVHELCHMVYMNHSRTYWNLVESVIPDYRDAQKWLDDNGYMLNFYFYDVFL from the coding sequence ATGAGAATAAAATGTGGTAATATGTTTATAGACTGCAGAATAGTTAGAAAAAACATAAAAAATATAAATATAAGAGTTGAAAACAGTGGCGAAATAATTGTGAGTTGTCCGGTTCATACTGACATGAAAGTTGTTGAAAGTATTGTACGGGACAAGAATGAGTGGATACTTCAAAGGCTGAATACTGTAAAAGAGAGGAAGGATAAATTGAAGAAGCTGGGTATAGGTGGTATGACCGGTCTCCCGTTTCTTGGAAAGGTACTTCCCGTAGAAAAATATGAAATAAATACAGATAAATTATCTGTAAAATTTGCGGATGACAGGGTTATTATCTGCGGAAATGAAAAACTCTTCTCTGACAGGGAGTCCATGAGATGTGAGGTATATAAAGCCTATAAGAAGAATTTGTATGCAGTACTCATGGAGAGAATTGATATTTACAGGGAGATACTGGGTGTAAGACCGTTGAAAATATCCGTCAGATCCCAGAAGACAATATGGGGAAGCTGTTCTTCAGGTGGAAATTTAAGTTTCAATTGCAGGCTTATGATGGCACCGCTTAAAGCAATAGATTATGTAGTAGTTCATGAGCTCTGCCACATGGTATACATGAACCATTCCAGGACATACTGGAACCTGGTTGAGTCGGTCATTCCGGATTACAGGGATGCTCAAAAGTGGCTTGATGATAATGGTTATATGCTCAATTTTTATTTCTATGATGTATTTTTATGA
- a CDS encoding 3-hydroxyacyl-CoA dehydrogenase family protein, which yields MNIKKAAVLGTGTMGHGISQICAMAGLHVNMYGRSDASLERGFTKIENSLKDLMEEGKLTDCKVRKILSRINGVKSIEAASSGAEIIIECLAEDLQLKQKIFNKLDSICSREVILATNTSGLSPTKISEAVNYPERVVVAHFWNPPQFIPLVEVVPGKHTSGEIMDRTMEFIDFIGKKGVRLEKECPGFIGNRLQLALLREALYIVEQGFAKPEEVDKAVEYSFGRRLPATGPLCSADMGGLDIFYNISSYLFRELCSSKDASEMLKQLVDAGKLGLKAGNGFYNWTDDFSDKKQEERTRVLKYFLQQDNK from the coding sequence ATGAATATCAAAAAAGCAGCAGTACTGGGAACCGGTACAATGGGACATGGGATTTCCCAGATTTGTGCAATGGCAGGACTGCACGTAAACATGTATGGAAGGTCCGATGCCAGTCTTGAAAGAGGTTTTACAAAAATAGAAAACAGCCTGAAGGATCTGATGGAGGAGGGAAAACTGACAGACTGCAAGGTCAGGAAAATCCTCTCCAGAATAAATGGTGTAAAATCCATTGAAGCTGCCTCAAGCGGTGCTGAAATCATAATAGAGTGCCTGGCGGAAGATCTGCAGCTCAAGCAGAAAATATTCAATAAACTGGATAGTATCTGCAGCAGAGAAGTAATACTGGCTACAAACACCTCCGGGCTGAGTCCCACTAAAATATCAGAAGCTGTGAATTATCCGGAAAGAGTTGTGGTTGCCCACTTCTGGAATCCACCCCAGTTCATTCCCCTGGTAGAGGTAGTTCCGGGGAAGCATACATCCGGAGAAATCATGGACAGAACCATGGAATTTATAGACTTTATAGGTAAAAAAGGTGTACGCCTCGAAAAGGAATGTCCCGGTTTCATAGGGAACAGGCTTCAGCTTGCCCTTTTGAGAGAAGCACTCTATATAGTCGAACAGGGCTTTGCAAAACCTGAAGAAGTAGACAAAGCAGTAGAATACAGCTTCGGCAGAAGGCTCCCTGCAACAGGACCTCTCTGCAGTGCCGATATGGGAGGTCTTGACATATTCTACAATATATCATCATATCTGTTCAGGGAGCTGTGCAGTTCAAAGGATGCCTCGGAGATGCTGAAGCAGCTTGTGGACGCAGGAAAGCTCGGTCTTAAAGCAGGGAATGGATTTTACAACTGGACAGATGATTTTTCAGATAAGAAGCAGGAAGAACGAACAAGGGTACTGAAGTATTTTCTCCAGCAGGACAATAAATAA
- a CDS encoding DeoR/GlpR family DNA-binding transcription regulator yields the protein MLTEQRHKIILNELEKNGIVKVNDLVDILNTSESTIRRDLTCLEKMNAVRRIRGGAAVPRGRLIEQSYGEKEVQNVVQKRKIAEFAASCVDDGDCIYIDAGTSTFEMIRYLKGREIVIVTNGLKHINAVTENNINGYILGGSIKNRTGAVIGADALGNLQKFRFDKCFMGMNGIHLEYGFTTPDSEEAALKTCVIKHSRQSYVLADESKFGEVSFVKVADLKEADIITDCRVENYKEYAEKTRVKVVMDK from the coding sequence TTGCTGACGGAACAGCGTCATAAAATAATATTGAATGAACTGGAAAAGAACGGAATTGTAAAGGTTAATGACCTGGTTGACATTCTGAATACTTCAGAATCCACTATAAGGCGGGATCTCACCTGTCTGGAAAAGATGAATGCAGTCAGGAGAATACGGGGAGGGGCGGCAGTACCAAGAGGAAGACTTATAGAGCAGAGCTATGGTGAAAAGGAGGTACAGAATGTTGTGCAGAAGAGAAAAATAGCAGAATTTGCCGCTTCCTGTGTGGATGACGGTGACTGCATATATATTGATGCCGGTACTTCCACTTTTGAGATGATTCGATATCTGAAGGGCAGGGAAATAGTAATAGTTACAAATGGACTGAAGCATATAAATGCCGTTACAGAGAACAATATAAATGGATATATACTTGGAGGCAGCATAAAAAATAGAACAGGAGCGGTTATAGGTGCCGATGCACTGGGCAACCTTCAAAAGTTCAGGTTTGACAAGTGTTTTATGGGCATGAATGGAATACATCTTGAATATGGATTCACAACTCCTGATTCAGAAGAAGCCGCACTCAAGACATGTGTCATAAAACATTCAAGACAGAGTTATGTTCTTGCAGATGAAAGCAAGTTCGGTGAAGTTAGTTTTGTAAAGGTGGCAGATCTTAAAGAAGCTGACATAATTACCGACTGCAGGGTGGAAAATTATAAAGAGTATGCAGAAAAAACCAGAGTAAAGGTTGTGATGGATAAATGA
- a CDS encoding YkvA family protein — translation MKVSAADIKLTEGDILELIEDYVHIEGLHIGEISIDDIITISGQYGKKFTVPFKLKIGIGNVRDNNLNLKIYKLKICKMGVPGAVKDKLAKKLLGNFLNYGIKIDRDTVIIDLDTARKLIPRFNLDLKGITVSPGVMEVCVENIVYEKDKKFPYIGKNDYKYSDSLYRKYDNLRKKIIDKIPDKYSKVSDYILMMPDVILLFWGLFKDRRVKAKVKIILANALIYIISPVDLIPGFIPVLGQMDDVAVAFFALNMIIDEVPENILLENWRGKDNVVLIAREAIKYMSNIVGVKNFTDISEALKKFIKKRIDLQQ, via the coding sequence ATGAAAGTGTCTGCTGCTGATATTAAATTGACAGAGGGGGATATACTGGAGCTGATAGAAGATTATGTTCACATAGAGGGGCTGCATATAGGGGAAATATCAATAGATGATATAATAACTATCAGTGGACAATACGGGAAGAAATTTACGGTACCCTTTAAACTTAAAATTGGAATAGGGAATGTCAGAGACAATAATTTAAACCTTAAAATATACAAATTGAAGATATGTAAAATGGGAGTTCCGGGTGCAGTGAAGGATAAGCTTGCAAAAAAACTGCTTGGAAATTTTCTGAATTATGGTATAAAGATAGACAGGGATACTGTAATCATAGATCTGGATACTGCAAGAAAGCTTATACCGCGTTTCAATCTGGATTTGAAGGGAATAACGGTTTCACCCGGGGTAATGGAAGTATGTGTAGAAAATATAGTGTATGAAAAAGACAAAAAATTTCCATATATAGGGAAAAACGATTATAAATATTCGGACTCTCTGTATAGGAAATATGATAATTTAAGAAAAAAAATTATTGACAAAATACCTGACAAATATTCTAAAGTGTCAGATTATATTCTTATGATGCCGGATGTTATACTTTTGTTCTGGGGACTTTTTAAAGACAGGAGAGTAAAGGCAAAGGTCAAAATCATACTGGCAAATGCACTGATATACATAATAAGTCCTGTGGATCTGATACCTGGCTTCATACCTGTTCTGGGACAGATGGATGATGTTGCCGTGGCATTTTTTGCACTTAACATGATAATTGACGAAGTACCTGAAAATATACTGCTTGAAAATTGGCGGGGGAAAGATAATGTAGTGTTGATTGCACGTGAAGCCATAAAGTATATGTCCAACATAGTCGGAGTAAAAAATTTTACGGATATATCGGAAGCTTTAAAAAAATTTATTAAGAAAAGAATTGACTTACAGCAATAA
- a CDS encoding Fur family transcriptional regulator, which translates to MDNIEGYLRERDIKVTKPRTCILKIFLRSDGVMSAEDVLTRCRLENLNINMSTIYRTLELFYDKNIIKRFDLDKNKSGYAIIKRNHKHVLQCKLCHREIEIDCPMQQIEDMVKNKTGFLLTDESLDFKLYGICRQCRSKLLKNK; encoded by the coding sequence GTGGATAATATTGAAGGCTATTTGAGGGAACGGGATATAAAGGTTACAAAACCCAGAACATGTATTTTGAAAATATTTCTCAGAAGTGACGGTGTTATGAGTGCAGAGGATGTACTCACCCGGTGCAGGCTGGAAAATCTAAATATTAACATGTCAACTATATACAGGACGCTGGAATTATTTTATGATAAGAATATAATAAAGAGATTTGATCTGGACAAAAATAAGTCTGGTTATGCCATTATAAAGAGAAACCACAAACATGTACTCCAGTGCAAGCTGTGCCACAGGGAGATAGAAATAGACTGCCCGATGCAGCAGATAGAGGACATGGTAAAAAACAAAACCGGATTTTTACTTACGGATGAAAGCCTGGATTTCAAACTGTATGGAATATGCAGGCAGTGCAGAAGCAAACTTTTAAAAAATAAATAG
- a CDS encoding HD-GYP domain-containing protein translates to MRLEFIDMVTENEVLGKSIFTPDGQILLRAGVTLTDVYVKKLKELGVFYIYVEDERLSDIEIEDEKLTRLKQASMKSMANVFTKLYNGERKVFKDSIKTVENMIDYIVDLGDVNKSLYDIQTYDNYTFIHSLDTCIMSSFLGITEKFDRNHLKELGIGGILHDIGKIKVPIKILNKTGRLTEEEFSEIKKHPIYGVNLLEKVYSIPDSVIKVVGQHHERVDGRGYPNKLTGNQISRFAKLVCICDVYDAISNDRCYRKKFSPNDAYELILSGSGSIFDRNMVLNFKNTFAIYPLGCHVRLSNGEDGYIVKQNRGFPDRPVVRIFKGKSMSYHETDLLSDTSTIILGVA, encoded by the coding sequence ATGAGACTGGAATTTATAGATATGGTTACAGAAAATGAAGTACTCGGGAAGAGTATCTTTACACCGGATGGACAGATACTGCTCAGGGCAGGGGTGACGTTGACCGATGTTTACGTAAAAAAGCTGAAGGAGCTTGGAGTATTTTATATATATGTAGAGGATGAGCGGCTCAGCGACATTGAAATAGAAGATGAAAAACTCACACGGCTCAAGCAGGCCTCCATGAAGAGTATGGCAAATGTATTCACCAAGTTGTACAACGGCGAAAGAAAGGTATTCAAGGATTCCATAAAAACAGTTGAAAACATGATAGACTATATAGTGGATCTGGGAGATGTGAACAAGAGCCTTTATGATATACAAACCTATGACAATTATACGTTTATACATTCCCTTGATACTTGTATTATGTCATCATTTCTGGGAATAACCGAGAAATTTGACAGAAACCATTTGAAGGAACTGGGGATAGGGGGTATACTTCATGATATTGGAAAGATCAAAGTCCCCATCAAGATACTCAACAAAACAGGAAGGCTTACAGAGGAAGAATTTTCAGAAATAAAAAAACATCCAATTTATGGAGTAAATCTGCTTGAAAAAGTTTATTCAATTCCGGATTCAGTTATAAAAGTAGTCGGGCAGCATCATGAGAGGGTTGACGGCAGGGGCTATCCCAATAAGCTGACGGGAAACCAGATAAGCAGATTTGCAAAGCTTGTATGTATATGTGATGTATATGATGCAATAAGCAATGACAGGTGCTACAGGAAGAAGTTCAGTCCAAATGATGCATACGAACTGATACTCTCCGGAAGCGGCAGTATTTTTGACAGGAATATGGTTCTGAATTTCAAAAATACTTTTGCAATATATCCCCTTGGGTGCCATGTAAGGTTGTCAAATGGCGAGGACGGGTACATTGTAAAGCAGAACAGGGGATTCCCGGACAGACCTGTAGTCAGGATTTTTAAAGGAAAGAGCATGAGTTACCATGAAACAGATCTGCTCAGTGATACGAGTACTATTATTTTAGGAGTAGCGTGA
- a CDS encoding rhomboid family intramembrane serine protease: MMIKYIRQLLNELYRRYGFNIMEIKDAPGITGKWGAYYENRNTGSLDVMVFSDLNSYYKIDIVGMRLKLNGIYGYEKIRIIVILLDESVDIQKKYIHEGESYPQCGLILINGSFNKILYSNGVPRDILYKIGSCMDRITGLKNKDRTINIGGAGITYLLAAMNVIFYIVTAVLSGDFFTSNTNVLVLLGAKVNSLISSGQYYRLLSCMFLHAGIVHLAFNMYALLVVGPLVEKVYGKLRYTFIYFFSGIASSLLSYFFSPNISIGASGAIFGLLGATLIFALKMKGRINKEYIYSILSVITVNLIFGFSSSNIDNFGHVGGLLGGVISSGILIGKASGDGF, translated from the coding sequence ATGATGATTAAATATATAAGACAGCTTCTAAATGAACTATACAGAAGGTATGGGTTCAATATTATGGAGATTAAAGATGCCCCCGGAATTACAGGCAAATGGGGGGCATACTATGAGAACAGAAATACAGGAAGTCTGGATGTAATGGTTTTTTCAGACTTGAATTCCTATTATAAAATAGATATAGTGGGAATGCGCTTAAAACTGAACGGCATCTATGGATATGAAAAAATAAGGATCATAGTAATATTGCTGGATGAATCCGTTGATATCCAGAAAAAGTATATCCATGAAGGGGAAAGTTATCCACAATGTGGATTAATTCTGATAAACGGCAGTTTCAATAAAATTTTATACTCAAATGGGGTGCCTCGGGACATTTTATATAAGATAGGCAGCTGCATGGATAGAATTACCGGATTGAAAAATAAAGACAGGACAATTAATATTGGAGGTGCTGGAATAACATATCTGCTTGCAGCCATGAATGTGATTTTTTATATTGTGACAGCTGTGTTGTCCGGAGATTTTTTTACAAGCAATACAAATGTTCTTGTGCTCCTTGGAGCAAAGGTCAATTCCCTTATTTCATCAGGACAATATTATAGATTGCTGTCCTGTATGTTTTTACATGCAGGAATTGTACATCTTGCATTCAACATGTATGCGCTTCTGGTTGTTGGACCACTGGTGGAGAAGGTATACGGGAAACTGAGGTATACATTTATATACTTTTTTTCGGGAATAGCTTCATCCCTTCTAAGTTATTTTTTTTCACCGAATATCTCCATAGGTGCATCTGGTGCAATATTCGGACTGCTTGGAGCTACATTGATTTTTGCACTGAAAATGAAGGGAAGAATAAATAAAGAATATATATACAGTATATTGTCGGTAATAACAGTCAACCTCATATTTGGATTTTCTTCCTCCAATATAGATAATTTCGGGCATGTGGGAGGACTGCTGGGTGGTGTAATATCTTCCGGAATTTTAATTGGAAAAGCATCCGGTGACGGCTTTTAA
- the pfkB gene encoding 1-phosphofructokinase, producing the protein MIYTVTFNPSIDYVIQVDDFTVGTINRVKNDEKYAGGKGINVSRVLKNIGVESRALGFIGGFTGKFIEDSLRDAGISTDFIQVQQDTRINVKLKSVEETEINGSGPDISRDDLNKLFEKVKDLKEDDFIVLAGNVQKSVPRNIYSTIQTKCGKGKVVVDTTGEALADTLQYSPLLIKPNIHELGELFDVEIKETEKVIYYAQKLRGTGAQNVIVSMGKEGALLICSEGVYSASAPEGEVKNSVGSGDSLVAGFLSRYTKGSSIVDAFKYGAAAGSATAFSMDLCRKEDIERLLPEVEIKRL; encoded by the coding sequence ATGATATATACAGTAACTTTCAATCCCTCAATAGATTATGTAATACAGGTGGATGATTTCACGGTGGGAACCATCAACAGGGTGAAAAATGATGAAAAATATGCAGGCGGCAAGGGAATAAATGTATCCAGGGTTTTGAAGAATATCGGCGTTGAGAGCAGGGCACTTGGATTTATTGGAGGATTTACCGGAAAGTTTATAGAGGACTCTCTCAGGGATGCTGGAATTTCAACTGACTTCATACAGGTTCAGCAGGATACGAGGATAAATGTAAAGCTGAAATCAGTTGAAGAAACCGAGATAAATGGATCAGGACCGGATATAAGCAGAGATGACTTGAACAAGCTGTTTGAAAAAGTGAAGGATTTGAAGGAAGATGACTTTATAGTACTTGCAGGAAATGTGCAGAAATCCGTACCCAGGAATATATATTCCACAATCCAGACAAAGTGCGGAAAGGGAAAAGTAGTTGTGGATACTACGGGAGAGGCACTTGCCGATACGCTTCAATATAGTCCGCTGTTGATAAAACCCAATATACATGAACTTGGGGAGTTGTTTGATGTAGAAATCAAGGAAACCGAAAAGGTGATTTACTATGCCCAGAAGCTGCGTGGCACGGGAGCACAGAATGTCATAGTATCGATGGGAAAAGAAGGAGCCCTTCTTATATGCAGCGAAGGTGTCTACAGTGCATCTGCACCAGAGGGGGAAGTGAAGAATTCCGTGGGGTCCGGCGATTCACTTGTTGCAGGATTTCTGTCCCGGTATACAAAAGGTTCAAGTATAGTTGATGCTTTCAAATACGGTGCGGCAGCTGGAAGTGCTACAGCCTTTTCCATGGATCTGTGCAGGAAGGAAGATATAGAGAGACTGCTTCCTGAAGTGGAGATAAAAAGGCTTTAG